A DNA window from Leptospira langatensis contains the following coding sequences:
- a CDS encoding sensor histidine kinase codes for MNSSVSALTIRSSKDRNLGFFFLYSGFVFVLILFAFIYFTNEAKLLRIFDNIHWTTSIGFAAIVSWFGYRSSEGEVRRYRFWFFLGLLSYFVGQVVWDIQVLTQFYSFPAPSDVFYPWLGPCFVLGFARVLKDRVPSNRMKVAVMDAIGLSIAVLAVTLVLYLSKKEDRPWLQLLALAVYPVFMLSAASVAVLMQPSLRIKISLSYLCLVAGLAGTGISWLQWNSIFLIQVPADGTLTNAGFSASILLLAYSALTWEPDLSALRKNTGTESGLLRILPLLEVIVCSAAIVLSLTLPGLPEIIRLVIWFCAGVMVVIASLRQSLLVSDLAIAEKVIRNANEALEITVSERTEELRSANQYLVDTNEKLRSAMSELKKAQENLVQSEKMAVLGRLIAGIAHELNTPLGAIRSSTEGIRSILNEPWEDLIKEYAGFTKEEKEVWATLFKRGGVAYTDFDSKEERKKRKLSESVLADAGFLNAHIMADILTDMGNSPEQVKEILQKLPVGERGWQIVNNASALSSISRSSQLILDASVKASRVIQALKSYAAGEGDWRPQVESVSPKEQIENIITLYYSKIKNKVLVDIQIPDEARIQGDSERLYLVWTNLITNAFHSMNYSGRIFIDATLQDDDYWEISIQDTGSGISDEIKDRVFDPFFTTKSPGEGTGLGLDICKNVVEEHRGKIHFTTTDSGTTFYVLLPAFPEAKSV; via the coding sequence ATGAATTCCTCGGTTTCCGCTTTAACAATCCGTTCCTCAAAGGATAGAAATTTAGGATTCTTCTTTCTCTATTCCGGGTTCGTATTCGTACTCATACTCTTTGCATTTATTTATTTCACAAATGAAGCCAAATTACTGCGGATCTTCGACAATATACATTGGACTACCTCTATTGGCTTTGCCGCCATCGTTTCTTGGTTCGGATATAGATCTTCAGAAGGAGAAGTTAGGAGATATAGGTTTTGGTTTTTCCTTGGATTACTTTCCTATTTTGTCGGGCAAGTGGTTTGGGACATACAGGTTCTTACCCAATTCTATAGCTTTCCCGCTCCTAGCGATGTATTCTATCCATGGCTCGGACCTTGTTTCGTATTAGGCTTCGCCCGAGTCCTAAAAGATCGAGTTCCTTCGAACAGAATGAAGGTAGCGGTCATGGATGCGATCGGATTAAGTATCGCGGTGCTTGCGGTAACTCTCGTATTATATCTCTCCAAAAAAGAAGATAGGCCTTGGTTGCAATTACTTGCTCTTGCCGTCTATCCGGTCTTCATGCTTTCTGCGGCAAGTGTCGCAGTGCTCATGCAACCATCTCTTAGAATTAAGATCAGTCTCTCTTATCTTTGCTTGGTAGCTGGACTTGCTGGAACTGGGATCAGTTGGTTGCAATGGAATTCCATTTTTCTAATACAGGTCCCCGCAGACGGGACTCTTACGAACGCCGGCTTCTCTGCGAGTATCTTGCTATTAGCATACAGTGCTCTGACCTGGGAGCCCGATCTCTCCGCATTGAGGAAGAATACAGGAACGGAAAGCGGACTCTTGAGAATACTTCCGCTTTTGGAAGTGATCGTTTGTTCGGCTGCTATCGTTCTATCTCTTACTCTTCCGGGTCTTCCGGAGATCATTCGGCTCGTGATCTGGTTTTGTGCAGGAGTAATGGTGGTAATTGCGAGCCTAAGACAGAGTTTACTCGTCTCCGATCTAGCGATTGCGGAAAAGGTGATCCGAAATGCGAACGAAGCCTTGGAGATCACAGTTTCCGAAAGAACGGAAGAGCTTCGATCAGCTAACCAATATTTGGTGGATACCAACGAAAAACTCAGATCCGCGATGAGCGAATTAAAGAAGGCCCAAGAGAATCTAGTCCAATCCGAAAAGATGGCGGTACTCGGAAGGTTGATCGCGGGGATCGCTCATGAATTGAATACTCCTTTGGGAGCGATACGATCCTCGACAGAAGGGATCCGTTCCATTCTAAACGAACCATGGGAGGATTTGATCAAGGAATACGCAGGCTTTACTAAGGAAGAGAAAGAAGTTTGGGCCACTCTTTTTAAGAGAGGAGGGGTTGCTTATACGGATTTCGATTCTAAAGAAGAAAGAAAAAAACGGAAACTCTCCGAATCCGTCCTTGCGGACGCGGGTTTCTTAAACGCTCATATAATGGCGGATATTCTTACCGATATGGGAAATTCTCCGGAGCAAGTGAAGGAAATTCTCCAGAAATTACCGGTAGGAGAAAGAGGCTGGCAGATAGTGAACAACGCATCTGCGTTATCCAGTATATCCCGTTCTAGCCAGTTGATCTTGGATGCCTCCGTCAAGGCTTCCAGAGTGATCCAGGCATTGAAGAGTTATGCCGCAGGAGAAGGGGATTGGAGACCTCAAGTCGAGTCGGTCTCTCCGAAAGAACAAATAGAAAATATCATAACTTTATATTATTCTAAAATAAAGAATAAGGTGTTAGTAGATATTCAGATCCCGGATGAGGCAAGGATACAGGGAGATTCCGAAAGATTGTACTTAGTATGGACGAATCTGATCACGAATGCCTTTCATTCCATGAATTATTCCGGACGGATCTTTATAGATGCAACGCTGCAAGATGACGACTATTGGGAGATTTCCATACAGGATACCGGAAGCGGGATCTCGGACGAGATCAAAGATAGGGTCTTCGATCCGTTCTTCACGACTAAATCCCCCGGAGAAGGGACAGGACTAGGTTTAGATATCTGCAAGAACGTAGTTGAAGAGCATAGGGGAAAGATCCATTTTACCACTACCGACTCCGGGACAACGTTCTATGTTCTTCTACCCGCTTTTCCTGAAGCGAAATCTGTCTAA